A window of the Acidimicrobiales bacterium genome harbors these coding sequences:
- a CDS encoding protein kinase, translating to MPDSLPLIDRVLVGRYRVTRLIARGGMAEVWEAYDDVLARPVAVKILHPHLAVDDSFVARFRLEAQAAARLGHPGIVATFDTGTDGDLAFIVMELVPGHTLRDAVAEAGTLPPSVAVPIAAEVADALDHAHREGLIHRDVKPANILLVEHEGETTAPLLRVKVADFGIAKLQPSANATVASLTQTGAVVGTARYLSPEQVQGKPPDARSDVYGLGVVLYEMLCGKPPFTAETELATALLHVREPPPALECGGPPIPGPLEAVVMRALAKDPGDRYPSAAALRDALVAVDLDLGAEPDDAVPQVIRETTPASGVPALARPPTRRLLPLAVVAAVAVAALLLAAVLAGRDHDGTGAADGSKTSGRASTATISAVHSFDPAGDGEENESRAGRAVDGDDATTWNTDQYRREAFGGLKPGVGLVLQLADAADLAALRVASPTSGWAAKVYVAARPAAELGGWGRPVAEKSGISGDAEFDLGGRHGGAVLLWITDPGTANRAEVAEVAVRRR from the coding sequence GTGCCCGATTCCCTCCCCTTGATCGACCGCGTGCTGGTGGGGCGCTACCGCGTCACCCGGCTGATCGCCCGGGGAGGGATGGCCGAGGTGTGGGAGGCGTACGACGACGTGCTCGCCCGCCCGGTGGCAGTCAAGATCCTGCACCCGCACCTCGCCGTCGACGACAGCTTCGTCGCCCGGTTCCGCCTCGAGGCGCAGGCCGCCGCCCGCCTCGGGCACCCCGGGATCGTGGCGACCTTCGACACCGGCACCGACGGCGACCTGGCCTTCATCGTCATGGAGCTGGTTCCCGGCCACACCCTGCGCGACGCGGTGGCCGAGGCCGGCACCCTGCCCCCGTCGGTGGCCGTGCCCATCGCCGCCGAGGTGGCCGATGCCCTCGACCACGCCCACCGCGAAGGCCTGATCCACCGGGACGTGAAACCGGCCAACATCCTGCTGGTCGAGCACGAGGGCGAGACGACGGCGCCACTGCTGCGGGTGAAGGTCGCCGACTTCGGCATCGCCAAGCTCCAACCCAGCGCCAACGCCACCGTCGCCAGCCTCACCCAGACTGGAGCAGTCGTCGGCACCGCCCGCTACCTGTCGCCGGAACAGGTCCAGGGCAAGCCGCCCGACGCCCGCTCCGACGTGTACGGGCTCGGCGTGGTGCTCTACGAGATGCTGTGCGGGAAGCCGCCGTTCACGGCCGAGACGGAGCTGGCCACCGCCTTGCTCCACGTCCGCGAGCCCCCACCGGCGCTCGAGTGCGGCGGTCCCCCGATCCCCGGACCCCTCGAGGCCGTCGTGATGCGGGCGCTGGCCAAGGACCCGGGCGACCGCTACCCATCGGCCGCCGCCCTGCGTGACGCCCTCGTGGCCGTCGATCTCGATCTCGGTGCCGAGCCCGACGACGCCGTGCCGCAGGTCATCCGGGAGACGACCCCCGCCTCCGGCGTGCCGGCACTGGCCCGCCCGCCGACCCGGCGGCTCCTCCCGCTGGCAGTGGTGGCGGCCGTGGCTGTCGCCGCCCTGTTGCTGGCGGCGGTCCTCGCCGGCAGGGATCACGACGGGACCGGTGCCGCGGACGGGTCGAAGACGTCGGGCCGGGCGAGCACGGCCACCATCTCGGCCGTGCACTCGTTCGACCCGGCCGGCGACGGCGAGGAGAACGAGTCCCGCGCCGGCCGGGCCGTCGACGGCGACGACGCCACCACATGGAATACCGACCAGTACCGCCGGGAGGCGTTCGGAGGGCTCAAGCCCGGCGTCGGCCTGGTGCTCCAGCTCGCCGACGCCGCCGACCTGGCCGCGCTGCGGGTGGCGTCGCCCACGTCGGGGTGGGCGGCGAAGGTGTACGTGGCGGCACGCCCGGCGGCCGAGCTGGGCGGCTGGGGCCGGCCGGTGGCCGAGAAGTCGGGGATCTCCGGCGACGCCGAGTTCGACCTCGGGGGCCGGCACGGCGGCGCCGTGCTCTTGTGGATCACCGATCCGGGCACGGCCAACCGGGCCGAGGTCGCCGAGGTCGCCGTCCGCCGGCGGTAG
- a CDS encoding DegV family protein, whose translation MHGVRIVADTASDIPADMAAEHGIELVPLTVRFGTEELVDRRDLSAAEFWSRLANSSVLPETAAPSPGAFEEVYRRAAADGAEGVVCVTISSALSATYEAARLAAEAVADTVAVRVVDSRAVSMAEGTVALAAAELAAAGKGLDDVTAGAEAMVPRTRTFAALDTLDNLRKGGRIGAAQALLGSMLSIKPIIQVTGGKVEAESKQRTRSRSLRYLADKVREAGAVEHLTVLHGGAPDIDVLVDMLADVCPRDTIVVADVGAVIGTHAGPRVIGVTFAVP comes from the coding sequence ATGCATGGTGTCCGGATAGTCGCCGATACCGCCAGCGACATCCCCGCCGACATGGCGGCCGAGCACGGCATCGAGCTGGTGCCGCTCACCGTGCGATTCGGCACCGAGGAGCTGGTGGACCGGCGTGACCTGTCGGCCGCCGAGTTCTGGTCCCGCCTGGCCAACTCGTCGGTGCTGCCGGAGACGGCGGCACCGTCGCCGGGCGCCTTCGAGGAGGTGTACCGACGTGCGGCCGCCGACGGCGCCGAGGGCGTCGTGTGCGTCACCATCTCCTCCGCGCTGTCGGCCACCTACGAAGCCGCTCGGCTGGCGGCCGAAGCGGTCGCCGACACCGTGGCCGTGCGCGTCGTCGACTCCAGGGCGGTGAGCATGGCGGAGGGCACGGTGGCCCTCGCCGCCGCCGAGCTGGCCGCCGCCGGCAAGGGCCTGGACGACGTGACCGCCGGCGCCGAGGCGATGGTGCCCCGCACGCGCACGTTCGCCGCCCTCGACACCCTCGACAACCTGCGCAAGGGCGGGCGCATCGGCGCCGCCCAGGCCCTGCTCGGCTCCATGCTGTCGATCAAGCCGATCATCCAGGTGACGGGGGGCAAGGTCGAGGCCGAGTCCAAGCAGCGCACGCGCAGCCGCTCGCTGCGGTACCTGGCCGACAAGGTCCGCGAGGCCGGTGCGGTGGAGCACCTCACCGTCCTGCACGGCGGCGCCCCCGACATCGACGTCCTCGTCGACATGCTGGCCGACGTCTGCCCCCGCGACACCATCGTGGTGGCCGACGTGGGCGCCGTGATCGGCACCCACGCCGGACCCCGGGTCATCGGCGTCACCTTCGCCGTCCCGTAG
- the murJ gene encoding murein biosynthesis integral membrane protein MurJ, giving the protein MRPRVSPVRPTGGDGPGHRPSLAQSTAVMAAGTLASRVTGFARLVALAYALGFTRLTDSYNLANITPNIIYELVLGGVLSATLVPVFVDRLAPGHDEDDAWRAISAVVTAAAAVLVVVTALFVFLAPLLVHVYTLGNDTSSVDEQRAVATSLLRLFAPQVALYGMVTVTTAILHARRRFAAPMFAPVLNNLVVIGVLLALPHVVDEVSLSAVRHDVGARMLLGLGTTAGVAAMALALLPALRRAGPRLRPVWEPGHPAVRTIVRLSGWTFGFVAANQAALMVVLVLANGRAGDVAAYQAGQVFFLLPHGVFAVSVMTALQPDMAERWALGDRTGYGRDVGRGLRTIAAVVVPAAVGYLCLARPIVGVALEHGALRSTSASTTADVLAMLAIGLPGFSAFLFLMKAFQAVQDTRSVFFLYLVENGANVVLAVALYPSLGVQGLALAYGLAYTIGTAAALVVLQRRTRSVDIASVVQIWVRVAVASAVMGAVVAALSALPGPALLRAGGGVVAGVTVYLLVARRLGVQELSTLLPMRRRLL; this is encoded by the coding sequence GTGAGACCACGGGTCTCGCCCGTCCGACCGACGGGCGGCGACGGCCCCGGCCACCGGCCGAGCCTGGCCCAGAGCACGGCGGTCATGGCGGCAGGCACGCTCGCCTCCCGCGTGACGGGGTTCGCCCGGCTGGTGGCGCTCGCCTACGCCCTCGGGTTCACCCGCCTGACCGACAGCTACAACCTGGCCAACATCACCCCGAACATCATCTACGAGCTGGTGCTGGGCGGGGTGCTGTCCGCCACCCTCGTCCCGGTCTTCGTCGACCGCCTGGCGCCGGGCCACGACGAAGACGACGCCTGGCGCGCCATCTCGGCCGTCGTCACCGCCGCCGCCGCCGTGCTCGTGGTGGTCACCGCCCTGTTCGTGTTCCTGGCGCCCCTCCTGGTGCACGTGTACACCCTGGGCAACGACACCTCCTCGGTCGACGAGCAGCGCGCCGTGGCCACCAGCCTGCTCCGCCTGTTCGCCCCCCAGGTGGCGCTGTACGGCATGGTCACCGTGACCACCGCCATCCTCCACGCCCGCAGACGGTTCGCGGCGCCGATGTTCGCCCCCGTGCTCAACAACCTCGTCGTGATCGGTGTGCTGCTGGCGCTCCCCCACGTGGTCGACGAGGTGTCGCTCTCCGCCGTCCGCCACGACGTCGGTGCGCGCATGCTGCTCGGCCTGGGCACCACGGCCGGTGTGGCCGCCATGGCGCTCGCCCTGCTGCCGGCGCTGCGCCGGGCGGGGCCGCGCCTGCGCCCGGTGTGGGAGCCGGGCCATCCGGCGGTGCGCACCATCGTCCGCCTCTCCGGTTGGACGTTCGGGTTCGTCGCCGCCAACCAGGCCGCCCTCATGGTGGTCCTGGTGCTGGCCAACGGGCGGGCGGGCGACGTGGCGGCCTACCAGGCCGGTCAGGTGTTCTTCCTCCTGCCCCACGGGGTCTTCGCCGTGTCGGTGATGACGGCGCTGCAGCCCGACATGGCCGAGCGCTGGGCCCTGGGCGACCGCACCGGGTACGGCCGCGACGTGGGCCGCGGCCTCCGCACCATCGCCGCCGTGGTGGTGCCGGCCGCCGTCGGCTACCTCTGCCTGGCCCGCCCCATCGTCGGCGTGGCCCTCGAGCACGGTGCCCTCCGCTCGACGTCGGCGTCGACGACGGCCGACGTGCTCGCCATGCTGGCCATCGGCCTCCCCGGCTTCAGCGCCTTCCTGTTCCTCATGAAGGCCTTCCAGGCCGTCCAGGACACCCGGTCCGTGTTCTTCCTCTACCTGGTGGAGAACGGCGCCAACGTGGTGCTGGCCGTCGCCCTGTACCCGTCGCTCGGCGTCCAGGGCCTGGCCCTCGCCTACGGGCTGGCGTACACGATCGGCACGGCGGCGGCGCTGGTCGTCCTACAGCGCCGTACCCGATCTGTCGACATCGCGTCCGTGGTCCAGATCTGGGTCCGCGTCGCCGTGGCCAGCGCGGTGATGGGTGCCGTGGTCGCTGCCCTCTCCGCCCTTCCGGGACCGGCCCTGCTGCGGGCCGGGGGCGGCGTCGTGGCCGGTGTTACCGTCTATCTCCTCGTCGCCCGGCGACTTGGCGTGCAAGAGCTGTCGACACTCCTTCCGATGCGGAGGCGCTTGTTGTGA
- a CDS encoding DUF6049 family protein, translated as MTARRAKRRGLTGRVARAVLATLAVAGGWLVVPVAPPAAAQQSGSVLRLASQTPWVGAGEEFVLRLDVTTSEAPADVELAVAVYRRVTSRSEFTRTLDDGPRGNPVTGVPPTKLADLAVDAAGAVLVRLPTQDPAQPLDPARLRLTADGVYPVRVELRETGGGKSLAGLVTHLVYTRPPQPGGYPLGVALVLPVHAPPTLRPDGTRALPERTASGLAALARSLEAYPSVALTLLPTPETLLTLDTSERPEDRETVATLARAVAGRQVAAGTFVPVSLSSFAGSGMASEVAIQLDRGSQVIEQTLGTRPDPRTWAGEDGLDERAALLLRQQQVDRLVLPERAFEPAKLPITLTQPFAVDARAVRRPAALAADGGLVDHFSPADDPVLAAHRLLADLAVVYQDQPSRRRAVVVAPPRSWSPDKAFLDSLLSGLSSSPILTGTTADDAFASVPPATTATGAPLVRRLAPAPAPQVLPANAIAAARRQLVGFASMLAPENALDDRMEQLLLLAEGAGLRSDRRADFLRGLDERIRSQAASVLVPSHRSITLTARTGEIPVTVLSKTGYPLKVQIKVASDKLDFPNGSVRDVDLLRRSTTERFSVRARTSGSFPLRVSLVSPDGGLELGTSRFTVRSTAASGVGVVLSGGAILFLFVWWARHLVRGRRNRRLVPA; from the coding sequence GTGACGGCCCGACGGGCGAAGCGGCGTGGACTGACCGGGCGGGTCGCACGGGCCGTGCTCGCCACGCTGGCCGTGGCGGGCGGCTGGCTCGTCGTGCCCGTCGCCCCGCCGGCCGCCGCCCAGCAGTCCGGGAGCGTCCTGCGCCTCGCCTCGCAGACCCCATGGGTGGGTGCAGGCGAGGAGTTCGTCCTGCGCCTCGACGTCACCACGTCGGAGGCGCCCGCCGACGTCGAGCTGGCCGTCGCCGTCTACCGGCGGGTGACCAGCCGCTCGGAGTTCACCCGTACCCTCGACGACGGCCCCCGCGGCAACCCGGTCACCGGGGTGCCGCCCACCAAGCTGGCCGACCTGGCCGTGGATGCGGCCGGAGCCGTCCTGGTGCGCCTGCCCACCCAGGATCCCGCCCAGCCCCTCGACCCGGCCCGCCTCCGGCTGACCGCCGACGGCGTGTACCCGGTCCGGGTCGAGCTGCGCGAGACCGGTGGGGGCAAGTCCCTGGCCGGGCTCGTCACGCACCTGGTATACACCCGGCCGCCGCAGCCGGGCGGGTACCCGCTCGGGGTGGCCCTGGTCCTGCCCGTCCACGCCCCTCCCACGCTCCGCCCCGACGGCACGCGCGCCCTCCCGGAGCGGACCGCCTCGGGGCTGGCGGCACTGGCCAGGTCGTTGGAGGCGTATCCGAGCGTGGCGCTGACGCTCCTGCCCACCCCCGAGACGCTCCTCACGCTCGACACGAGCGAGCGCCCCGAGGACCGGGAGACCGTGGCCACCCTGGCCCGGGCCGTCGCCGGCCGTCAGGTGGCTGCCGGCACGTTCGTCCCGGTCTCGTTGTCGTCGTTCGCCGGCTCCGGGATGGCATCCGAGGTGGCCATCCAGCTCGACCGCGGCAGCCAGGTGATCGAGCAGACGCTCGGCACCCGCCCGGACCCCCGGACGTGGGCGGGCGAGGACGGCCTCGACGAGCGGGCCGCCCTCCTGCTCCGCCAGCAGCAGGTCGACCGCCTCGTCCTGCCGGAGCGGGCGTTCGAGCCCGCCAAGCTGCCCATCACCCTGACCCAGCCCTTCGCCGTCGACGCCCGTGCCGTCCGCCGCCCGGCCGCCCTGGCCGCCGACGGCGGGCTGGTCGACCACTTCTCCCCGGCCGACGACCCGGTCCTCGCCGCCCACCGGCTGCTGGCCGACCTGGCCGTGGTGTACCAGGACCAGCCCAGCCGCCGGCGCGCCGTGGTCGTGGCCCCACCCCGTTCGTGGTCGCCCGACAAGGCGTTCCTCGACTCGCTCCTGAGCGGGCTGTCCAGCTCGCCGATCCTGACCGGCACCACGGCGGACGACGCCTTCGCCTCGGTCCCGCCCGCCACCACCGCCACGGGCGCCCCGCTGGTGCGCCGGCTGGCACCGGCACCGGCGCCCCAGGTGCTCCCGGCCAACGCCATCGCCGCCGCCCGCCGCCAGCTCGTCGGGTTCGCCAGCATGCTGGCCCCCGAGAACGCCCTCGACGACCGGATGGAGCAGTTGCTCCTGCTGGCCGAAGGCGCGGGCCTCCGCTCCGACCGGCGCGCCGACTTCCTTAGGGGCCTCGACGAGCGGATCCGGTCGCAGGCGGCGTCGGTGCTGGTGCCGAGCCACCGGTCCATCACCCTCACCGCACGTACCGGTGAGATACCGGTGACGGTGCTGTCCAAGACGGGGTACCCGCTGAAGGTGCAGATCAAGGTGGCCAGCGACAAGCTCGACTTCCCCAATGGGTCGGTCCGCGACGTCGACCTCCTGCGGCGCAGCACCACCGAGCGGTTCTCGGTCCGCGCCCGCACCTCGGGCTCGTTCCCGTTGCGCGTGAGCCTCGTGTCCCCCGACGGCGGGCTCGAGCTCGGCACCAGCCGCTTCACCGTCCGGTCGACCGCGGCCTCCGGAGTCGGCGTGGTGCTCTCCGGCGGCGCCATCCTGTTCCTGTTCGTGTGGTGGGCGCGCCACCTCGTCCGGGGCCGCCGGAACCGGCGTCTGGTGCCCGCGTGA
- a CDS encoding GNAT family N-acetyltransferase, whose translation MSAANVDVIRWGRERVRTGPWRGDHDIAYLSPLPDAPLPSAVFVRRCLDQLATRGFRRVITSALSPAEQAGFLGAGFEVHERLHLLEHDLRHVARADLSALRRAGPEDHPRVLAVDGRAFPAFWRIDESSLREALNATPNSRFRVAAADGLVVGYAVTGRAGRRGFLQRLAVEPDRQRLGLGRALCIDALRWLRRWRVEQAVVNTQMGNQAALALYESLGFRREAAGLSVLSAAIEL comes from the coding sequence GTGAGCGCCGCCAACGTCGACGTGATCCGGTGGGGCCGGGAGCGGGTGCGCACTGGCCCGTGGCGCGGCGACCACGACATCGCCTACCTGAGCCCGCTCCCCGACGCGCCGCTTCCCTCGGCCGTGTTCGTCCGCCGCTGCCTCGACCAACTGGCGACCCGAGGGTTCCGGCGCGTGATCACGTCCGCACTGTCGCCGGCCGAGCAGGCCGGATTCCTGGGCGCCGGGTTCGAGGTCCACGAGCGCCTGCACCTCCTGGAGCACGATCTCCGCCACGTGGCCAGGGCCGATCTGTCGGCCCTCCGCCGGGCCGGACCGGAGGACCACCCTCGGGTTTTGGCCGTCGACGGCCGCGCCTTCCCTGCTTTTTGGCGCATCGACGAGTCCAGCCTGCGGGAAGCGCTGAACGCCACGCCGAACAGCCGCTTCCGCGTCGCCGCCGCCGATGGGCTGGTCGTCGGCTACGCCGTCACGGGCAGGGCCGGACGGCGCGGGTTCCTCCAGCGCCTCGCCGTCGAACCGGACCGCCAGCGCCTCGGTCTCGGACGGGCCTTGTGCATCGACGCCCTGCGGTGGCTCCGGCGGTGGCGCGTCGAACAGGCCGTGGTGAACACCCAGATGGGCAACCAGGCGGCGCTCGCGCTGTACGAGAGCCTGGGCTTCCGGCGGGAGGCGGCCGGGCTCTCGGTGCTCAGTGCCGCCATCGAGCTGTGA